A genomic segment from Nitrospira sp. encodes:
- the hflX gene encoding GTPase HflX, translating into MPVTAVVSAELARSCTELSHEIHREIALLINRRGAVQYVCVGQGRDVALPDLSRFRSGPRSLRGLRLVRTYLHNEPLTKQDLTTLALLRLDLVASIVVGEHGLPAQMAVAHIIPPNPRTQLYVALPPKPFHAWDLDCLELIESIEDELARADVGREVSHASDAAILISASQASRIVQEDRMEELVDLARSDDLDVRDTVVQRCQTINPKYLMGSGKLKDVVMTALHKGANLLVFDQDLTPAQARAIADVTDMKVIDRTQLILDIFARRAHSREGKIQVELAQLRYLLPRLSGSTGTSLSRLGGGIGGRGPGETKLETDRRRVRDRIAHLEKELHAFARHRDQRRARRFRYKIPTISIVGYTNAGKSTLLNALTGSRVAAEDRPFETLDTASRRLRFPHDRDVIVTDTVGFIRDLPKALVGAFRATLEELRDADLLLHLIDASSPRIDAQIDAVEKILRELGLTHFPSIRVLNKCDKLSSGEIGGLCRRYSAVAVSAFTPATLAPLVDAVSNALDEQTRLPQVASALAVPGF; encoded by the coding sequence GTGCCGGTGACGGCTGTCGTCAGCGCGGAACTGGCCCGATCCTGCACGGAACTCTCGCATGAGATTCACCGTGAAATCGCCCTGCTGATCAACCGACGTGGGGCCGTCCAATACGTCTGCGTCGGACAAGGGCGGGACGTGGCGCTACCGGACCTCTCCCGGTTCCGGTCAGGTCCGCGCTCGTTGCGCGGTCTGCGATTGGTCCGGACCTATCTGCACAACGAGCCACTGACTAAGCAGGACCTGACCACCTTGGCGCTGCTCCGCCTGGATCTTGTGGCCTCGATTGTTGTGGGGGAACACGGACTGCCGGCCCAGATGGCTGTGGCGCATATCATACCGCCGAACCCGCGCACTCAACTCTATGTGGCGCTGCCGCCTAAACCCTTCCATGCCTGGGATCTGGATTGCCTGGAGTTGATCGAGTCCATCGAGGACGAACTGGCTAGGGCCGATGTCGGACGCGAAGTGTCGCATGCCTCCGATGCGGCCATCCTGATCAGTGCCTCGCAGGCCAGTCGGATTGTGCAGGAGGACCGGATGGAAGAGCTGGTCGACTTGGCGCGCTCGGACGATCTGGATGTGCGTGATACCGTCGTCCAGCGTTGTCAGACCATCAATCCAAAATATTTGATGGGAAGTGGCAAGCTCAAGGATGTTGTGATGACGGCGCTCCATAAGGGCGCAAACCTTCTGGTATTCGACCAGGATCTCACGCCGGCCCAAGCACGGGCGATCGCGGATGTCACCGACATGAAAGTCATTGATCGGACGCAATTAATCCTCGACATTTTCGCGCGGCGGGCGCACAGCCGGGAAGGGAAGATTCAGGTCGAACTGGCGCAGTTGCGTTATCTGCTGCCCAGACTGTCCGGGTCCACCGGGACGTCGTTGTCGAGGCTGGGGGGCGGCATCGGCGGCCGCGGGCCGGGTGAAACGAAACTGGAAACGGACCGCCGGCGCGTGCGCGACCGCATCGCGCATCTAGAAAAGGAGTTGCACGCCTTTGCGCGCCACCGGGACCAGCGTCGCGCGCGCCGGTTCCGGTACAAGATTCCCACGATTTCAATTGTCGGCTATACAAACGCGGGCAAATCCACGCTGCTCAATGCGCTGACAGGTAGTCGGGTCGCGGCCGAGGACCGGCCGTTCGAAACGCTCGATACTGCTAGCCGCCGGCTACGGTTTCCGCATGACCGCGATGTGATTGTCACGGACACAGTCGGGTTCATTCGCGATCTGCCGAAGGCCCTCGTGGGCGCTTTCAGGGCTACGCTCGAGGAATTGCGCGATGCCGACTTACTGCTCCATCTGATCGATGCCAGCAGTCCACGGATTGACGCGCAGATCGACGCGGTCGAAAAAATTCTACGCGAGCTCGGGCTGACGCATTTCCCGTCCATCCGGGTGCTTAATAAATGCGACAAGCTGTCGTCAGGAGAAATTGGCGGTCTGTGCCGGCGATATAGTGCCGTCGCCGTGTCCGCGTTCACGCCTGCCACGCTCGCGCCGCTGGTGGATGCTGTGTCAAATGCACTGGACGAACAGACGCGCCTGCCGCAGGTCGCATCCGCACTGGCCGTGCCTGGATTCTGA
- the nth gene encoding endonuclease III has protein sequence MPTAVLRQRARRILQGLAKTDPVPGVELHHRSPLQLLIATILSAQCTDQRVNMVTPALFQRYQTAGDYAAADQSKLESLIRSTGFYKSKARSIIGCCTVLTQRFGGRVPDRMDDLVTLPGVGRKTANVVLGNAFDKPAVIVDTHVTRVAQRLGLAKSNDAGRIELDLQSLMPEKDWTVNSQRILLHGRYICLARKPRCADCSIYALCRWKGKLKT, from the coding sequence ATGCCGACGGCCGTGCTCCGTCAACGAGCCCGACGCATCCTGCAGGGGCTAGCGAAAACCGACCCCGTACCGGGAGTGGAGCTCCATCATCGCTCGCCGCTCCAGCTCCTGATCGCAACGATTTTGTCCGCGCAGTGCACGGACCAGCGGGTGAATATGGTGACGCCGGCTCTGTTCCAGCGGTACCAAACGGCTGGGGACTATGCCGCCGCCGATCAATCCAAATTAGAAAGCCTGATTCGCTCAACCGGCTTTTATAAAAGCAAGGCTAGGAGTATCATCGGCTGCTGCACAGTACTGACGCAGCGATTCGGGGGGCGCGTACCGGATAGGATGGACGATCTGGTGACGCTCCCAGGAGTTGGCCGCAAAACCGCAAACGTCGTGCTGGGAAACGCCTTCGACAAGCCAGCCGTTATCGTAGACACCCACGTCACGCGCGTTGCGCAGCGGCTGGGGCTGGCAAAGAGTAACGACGCCGGGCGGATCGAGCTAGATTTGCAGAGCTTGATGCCGGAGAAGGACTGGACCGTCAATTCGCAGCGCATCCTGCTGCATGGCCGCTACATTTGCCTGGCCCGCAAACCACGCTGCGCAGACTGTTCGATCTACGCGCTGTGTCGCTGGAAGGGGAAACTGAAAACATGA
- a CDS encoding YicC family protein, which translates to MIRSMTGYGRKEAAWSGGTVVVEVRSVNNRFCEVSVRLPRGLTVLEDHLKGLAQKQCARGRVELTVSIPGGRETKRTLQVDRLLAKQYHGLLQQIQRELKLGGTIDVSLVAGMKDVLYVTEEPVDDSGLQTLIKKLAAGALADLDRMRRREGKALAAHLEALLRTLEQDRQAVAVRVPQAQQEHLARMRARVEKLLESGRADAGRLEQELAILADKSDISEEIARLDSHLAQFRQTLKVAAPAGKTLDFLTQEMGREINTMGSKANDSQLSQHVIRMKGGLEKIREQTQNVE; encoded by the coding sequence ATGATCCGCAGTATGACCGGTTATGGGCGGAAGGAAGCCGCCTGGTCAGGTGGTACGGTGGTCGTGGAAGTCCGGTCGGTCAACAACCGATTCTGCGAAGTCAGTGTGCGCCTTCCCCGCGGACTCACGGTGCTAGAAGATCATCTCAAGGGTCTAGCGCAAAAGCAGTGTGCGCGCGGGCGTGTTGAACTCACGGTCTCGATTCCGGGAGGGCGCGAAACCAAGCGGACGCTGCAGGTTGATCGTCTGCTGGCGAAGCAGTACCACGGCCTGCTTCAGCAGATACAGCGGGAACTCAAGCTGGGCGGGACGATCGACGTGTCGCTCGTGGCCGGCATGAAAGATGTGCTCTACGTCACGGAAGAGCCCGTGGATGATTCGGGTCTTCAAACGCTCATCAAGAAGCTGGCGGCGGGGGCATTGGCTGATTTAGACCGCATGCGCCGGCGCGAGGGGAAGGCCTTGGCGGCGCATCTGGAGGCATTGCTGCGAACACTTGAACAGGACCGCCAGGCCGTGGCCGTGCGTGTACCGCAGGCCCAGCAGGAGCACCTGGCCCGCATGCGGGCACGCGTCGAGAAGCTACTGGAATCTGGTCGCGCCGATGCCGGACGGCTAGAGCAGGAGCTGGCAATCCTGGCTGACAAGAGTGATATCAGCGAAGAAATCGCCCGGCTGGATTCTCATCTCGCACAATTCCGGCAGACTCTGAAAGTCGCGGCGCCAGCCGGCAAGACACTTGACTTTTTGACCCAGGAGATGGGACGAGAGATCAATACGATGGGTTCCAAAGCTAACGACAGCCAGCTTTCCCAGCACGTGATCCGCATGAAGGGGGGCCTGGAAAAGATCCGGGAGCAGACGCAAAATGTCGAGTAA
- a CDS encoding guanylate kinase — protein sequence MFVVSAPSGAGKTTLCKGLVAAVPDLHPSVSYTTRQPRPGEIPGQDYYFVDEAVFQAMADRNDFAESARVYDQLYGTPRQALTDMMEQGQDVLLEIDPTGAMQIKKKFSDGVYIYILPPSIEALKARLTQRGDAPDEIQRRMQKIRQEILSYREYDYIVRNENLAQASQQLLAIVHAERAKMKRIDITWLEHNFLTE from the coding sequence CTGTTCGTCGTCTCCGCTCCCTCAGGAGCTGGCAAGACCACCTTGTGCAAGGGGCTGGTGGCGGCGGTCCCGGACCTGCATCCCTCAGTGTCGTATACGACGCGCCAGCCGCGCCCGGGCGAGATCCCCGGACAAGACTACTACTTTGTAGACGAGGCGGTCTTCCAAGCCATGGCTGACCGCAACGACTTCGCCGAGTCCGCGCGGGTCTACGACCAGTTGTACGGCACGCCGCGGCAGGCGCTGACCGACATGATGGAGCAGGGCCAGGACGTGCTGCTGGAAATCGACCCGACGGGAGCCATGCAGATCAAGAAGAAATTTTCTGACGGGGTCTACATCTACATCCTGCCGCCCTCGATCGAGGCCCTTAAGGCCCGACTGACCCAGCGGGGGGATGCGCCAGATGAAATCCAGCGGCGCATGCAAAAGATCCGGCAGGAAATTCTGAGTTACCGCGAGTATGATTATATCGTCCGCAACGAGAATCTAGCGCAGGCCTCGCAGCAGCTGCTGGCCATCGTGCACGCGGAACGGGCCAAGATGAAACGCATTGATATCACCTGGCTAGAACACAACTTTCTGACCGAGTAA
- a CDS encoding DNA-directed RNA polymerase subunit omega, with amino-acid sequence MIDALSLLPEYDPARTDSRHRLVVATSQRAKHLMQGAKPMAAPRYAKATSVALDEMLHHNIEVVIGKEARQAIKEVKRGKDSEMERMAATALREDAREIKKELSVFVDDSVKPSVKDREE; translated from the coding sequence ATGATCGACGCATTGTCCCTGTTACCCGAATACGACCCGGCGCGGACCGATTCGCGCCATCGGCTGGTCGTCGCCACGTCCCAGCGCGCCAAGCATCTCATGCAGGGCGCCAAGCCGATGGCCGCGCCCCGTTATGCGAAGGCGACCTCGGTGGCCCTCGACGAGATGCTCCACCACAACATCGAAGTTGTGATTGGGAAGGAGGCGCGCCAGGCAATCAAGGAAGTCAAGCGTGGGAAGGACAGCGAGATGGAGCGGATGGCCGCCACCGCCCTCCGGGAGGATGCTCGCGAGATCAAGAAAGAACTTAGCGTCTTTGTGGATGACTCCGTGAAGCCGTCGGTGAAGGACCGAGAGGAGTAG
- the coaBC gene encoding bifunctional phosphopantothenoylcysteine decarboxylase/phosphopantothenate--cysteine ligase CoaBC, with translation MESEVPVRRFCGKRILLGVSGSIAAYKAVELLRALTREGADVHVAMTESATKFVTPLTFEVLSKHSVARGLYATHQEMLHLTLPEEADAFLIAPATANTLAKCALGLADDLLSTMVLAASCPLIIAPAMDGGMWDHPTVQEHVALLRQRGVTVLDPVEGPLASGKIGTGRLTDAVTMLAALEARLNLRRDFVGQRILVSAGPTQEAIDPVRFISNRSSGKMGYAVAAAAAERGASVVLVSGPTALLPPAGVECVRVETADEMNKALQIRFNWSTLVVMAAAVADYRPVERFGRKIKKGTAARALPLTPTDDILDGLSKRRTHQILVGFAAETDDLVGQAKDKLRRKGLDLIVANDVTRAGAGFGSDSNAAIILDRAGHETRLALMPKREMADRILDAVLSLPHRPRS, from the coding sequence ATCGAATCTGAAGTCCCAGTCCGCCGTTTTTGCGGGAAGCGTATTCTGCTTGGCGTCAGCGGAAGCATCGCTGCCTACAAGGCAGTTGAACTGCTGCGCGCGCTGACGCGAGAAGGCGCCGACGTCCACGTGGCTATGACTGAGTCGGCCACGAAGTTCGTAACTCCGCTGACGTTTGAAGTCCTCTCGAAGCATTCCGTCGCTAGGGGACTTTATGCGACCCATCAGGAAATGCTGCACCTGACATTGCCCGAGGAGGCGGATGCCTTTCTCATTGCGCCCGCTACAGCTAACACGCTAGCCAAATGCGCGCTCGGCTTGGCCGACGATCTGCTAAGCACTATGGTCCTGGCAGCTTCTTGCCCGCTGATTATTGCGCCGGCCATGGATGGTGGTATGTGGGACCATCCGACAGTGCAGGAACATGTGGCGCTGCTGCGGCAACGCGGCGTGACGGTGCTGGATCCCGTTGAGGGACCGCTGGCATCAGGGAAAATTGGCACGGGTCGCCTGACGGATGCCGTGACGATGCTAGCCGCTCTTGAAGCCCGGCTGAACCTTCGGCGTGATTTCGTCGGCCAGCGTATTCTTGTGTCTGCCGGACCAACGCAGGAGGCCATCGATCCGGTCCGATTCATTTCCAACCGGTCCTCTGGGAAAATGGGCTATGCAGTTGCCGCAGCGGCGGCCGAGCGGGGCGCCTCCGTCGTGCTGGTCAGTGGTCCTACAGCTCTGTTGCCTCCGGCCGGCGTCGAATGTGTCCGCGTTGAAACGGCGGACGAAATGAACAAGGCCCTGCAAATTCGTTTCAACTGGTCCACGTTGGTCGTCATGGCGGCGGCCGTGGCCGACTACCGGCCCGTGGAGCGCTTCGGACGCAAGATCAAGAAGGGCACCGCCGCACGCGCACTTCCTCTAACGCCCACCGACGACATCCTCGACGGTCTCTCGAAGCGCCGGACTCATCAAATCCTGGTGGGGTTTGCGGCCGAGACCGACGATCTGGTCGGCCAGGCCAAGGACAAGCTGCGCCGGAAGGGGCTGGACCTGATTGTCGCCAACGACGTGACGCGCGCGGGGGCCGGATTTGGCTCCGATTCCAATGCGGCCATCATACTAGACCGGGCAGGACATGAAACCCGGCTCGCACTAATGCCCAAGCGAGAGATGGCGGACCGCATTCTGGACGCCGTTCTGTCCCTGCCGCACCGGCCTCGTTCCTGA
- the aroQ gene encoding type II 3-dehydroquinate dehydratase has protein sequence MKRTPQVLILHGPNLNMLGTREKAIYGKVSLSTINAAIRKAATAHKVKVDIRQSNLEGDLVNWIQQAKAKFDGIVINPAGYTHTSVAIRDAIAAVSIPTVEVHLTNIYKREEFRHHSYIAGVAVGQISGFGPSGYVLGLHALVEHLKTAHAATTR, from the coding sequence ATGAAGCGCACACCCCAGGTCCTGATCCTGCATGGGCCCAATCTGAACATGCTGGGCACCAGGGAAAAAGCCATCTACGGGAAAGTCTCGCTTAGCACGATCAATGCGGCGATCCGGAAAGCGGCCACGGCCCACAAGGTCAAGGTCGACATCCGGCAGTCTAATTTGGAAGGGGACTTAGTGAATTGGATCCAGCAGGCCAAGGCGAAGTTCGACGGGATCGTCATCAACCCTGCTGGCTACACCCATACGAGCGTCGCTATCCGTGACGCCATTGCCGCCGTCAGCATCCCCACCGTCGAGGTACATTTGACGAACATCTACAAGCGGGAGGAGTTCCGTCACCATTCCTATATCGCCGGTGTGGCGGTGGGTCAAATTTCGGGCTTCGGCCCGTCCGGCTACGTGCTGGGGCTACATGCTCTCGTGGAGCATCTCAAAACCGCCCACGCCGCAACGACCCGCTGA
- the efp gene encoding elongation factor P: protein MISTADFRNGVRLEIDGQPFYIVEFQHVKPGKGGAFVRTKLKSYTTGSVIDRTFRSGEKFDEPDLEEREMQFLFATGDAYTFMDVKNYEQLEFEKKQLGDNADLLKENMTAKILIFQHRPIAVELPIFIELKIVDSEPGVRGDTASGGTKPATLETGAVIKVPLYMEVGETIKIDTRTRAYVERVR, encoded by the coding sequence GTGATTTCGACGGCAGATTTTCGCAACGGTGTTCGCTTGGAGATTGACGGCCAGCCGTTCTATATCGTGGAATTTCAGCACGTCAAGCCTGGCAAAGGCGGTGCGTTCGTTCGGACCAAGCTCAAGAGCTACACCACCGGTAGTGTCATCGACCGGACTTTCCGGTCGGGCGAGAAGTTTGATGAGCCCGATCTTGAGGAACGCGAGATGCAGTTCCTCTTTGCAACGGGCGATGCCTACACCTTCATGGACGTGAAGAACTACGAGCAGTTGGAATTTGAGAAGAAACAGCTTGGTGACAATGCCGATCTACTCAAGGAAAATATGACGGCCAAGATTCTGATCTTCCAGCACCGTCCGATCGCCGTCGAACTGCCCATCTTCATTGAGCTCAAGATCGTAGATTCAGAGCCAGGCGTGCGCGGGGACACGGCCTCAGGCGGCACCAAGCCGGCCACCTTGGAAACCGGTGCGGTTATCAAGGTGCCTCTGTACATGGAAGTCGGGGAAACCATCAAGATCGACACCCGTACCCGCGCCTACGTGGAGCGTGTCCGATGA
- the accB gene encoding acetyl-CoA carboxylase biotin carboxyl carrier protein, with protein MKKRAKHGGASKATANSDPLARDVQRLVDLMRQHELSELEVEQKGLRIRVRNGQGGDDAPPDMPRQGAPTQREVSETAEPDIDLNSLVTVTSPIVGTFYRSPSPDAASYVEEGDVVKKGQVLCIVEAMKLMNEIEAETGGTIHKVLAESSKPVEYGQPLFLIDPTAS; from the coding sequence ATGAAGAAGCGAGCCAAACACGGGGGGGCATCCAAAGCGACGGCGAATAGCGATCCGCTCGCTCGGGATGTGCAGCGACTGGTCGATCTAATGCGGCAGCACGAGCTGTCCGAACTGGAGGTTGAGCAGAAAGGCCTTCGCATCCGCGTCCGGAACGGGCAGGGCGGCGACGACGCGCCCCCTGACATGCCCCGCCAGGGGGCCCCAACCCAGCGAGAGGTCAGCGAAACGGCTGAACCGGATATTGATCTAAACTCGCTCGTCACCGTGACCTCGCCAATCGTCGGGACGTTCTACCGATCACCCTCGCCTGACGCTGCGTCTTATGTTGAGGAGGGGGACGTCGTGAAGAAGGGGCAGGTCCTGTGCATCGTCGAAGCCATGAAGCTCATGAATGAGATCGAGGCAGAAACGGGCGGCACGATCCACAAGGTACTGGCAGAAAGCAGTAAGCCAGTCGAGTACGGCCAGCCGCTCTTCCTGATTGATCCGACGGCATCCTAA